DNA sequence from the Vibrio pelagius genome:
GCATTATCAGCCCATCATTCATAATGATCATAATCGAATCAAAGGCTTTGAAGCATTACTGCGTTGGAAAGATCATGAACTGGGTGACATTGCACCGCGAGAATTTATCAATCTAGCCGAAGAGACTGGTCAAATCGTACCGCTTGGGCGTTGGGTGTTGAATGCTGCGCTCAAACAGCTCGCGAAATGGCACAAAAAATACGGCCCAGAGCTGACTCTGAGTATCAACATCTCTGGAAAACAGATCCATTCAGCATTTGCCGACCAACTGTCTGCGATGCTCAAATTTTATCAACTACCAGCAAACAAGGTCGCACTTGAGATCACGGAGTCTTCAATGATCTTCAAACATGGGGAAGTTGAACAGGCGCTTTACGACATAGCGGATCTTGGAGTTGAGCTCCACCTCGATGACTTTGGAACGGGTTATTCATCTCTATCCATGTTGCATGACTTGCCCATCAGCACAGTAAAACTGGATAAGAGTTTTGTTCACGGTTCACATCAGGGAAGTAAAGCCATCGTAAAAGCAACACACGCCATTTGTGAAAAACTAGAGCTCAAAGTAGTAGCCGAAGGTGTAGAAACCGAAAGCCAAAAGCAATTTCTCATAAATTGCGGCTACCAATATTTTCAAGGGTTCTTATTCAGCAAGCCAATCCACCCTGATGAAATTGAAGAGTATTTTTTAGGCCCGACTTATCACTAAAATAAAAAATAGACACCACGATAAAAAACAGTTGATTATTTTTGTAACAGGTTTAGTGTTATACCTATATATAACACCATACAGATGAGCGATATGACAGATTGGAAAGATGACCAACCCATCTTCCGACAACTGGCTAGCAAAATCACAGAACAGATCATTCAAGGGGTCTGGAGAGAGCAACAACCACTACCTTCGGTGAGAACAATTGCATCTGATCTCAAAATCAACCACCTCACTGTGATGAAAAGCTATCAGTTATTGGTCGACGACGGATTAGTCGAAAAAAGACGCGGGCAAGGAATGTTTGTCGCACAAGGTGCAGAAGCAAAGCTGAAACAGAACGCCTACAGCGACTTTGTCACCAACAGAGTGCCTGAGATTGCAAATACACTTAAGAATCTAGACATGAGCATCGATGAGCTCGTCTCTTTGTTAGAACAACACAGAAAGGAAAAGTTATGAAGACATTACTTTCCGCTAAGAACGTCACCAAACGCTATACCAATAACACTGGGATAGAAGAAATCAGTTTTGAGCTCAAAGCCGGACAAGTCTTAGGACTGTTAGGCCACAATGGTGCTGGCAAATCAACTTTAATCAAATCGCTGCTCGGTGGACATCGCTTCCAAGGAGAGATTGAGATAAATGGTTGTCACCCTATCGAACAGCACGCCGAACTGATGCAGCACCTCTCTTACATCTCTGATGTCAACGTGCTCCCAGAATGGATGAGCGTCAAACAGTTACTTAAATACACTGCTGGCGTCCACCCAAGTTTCGACCGCTCACACGCCGAGCGCCTGCTTAACGGCACAGACATCAAACTTACCTCTAAAATCAAACAGCTTTCTAAAGGAATGAAGGTACAACTTCACCTTTCTATCATTATCGCCACCGACACTAAGGTGCTGATCCTAGATGAGCCAACCCTAGGGCTTGATCTTATCTATCGAGAAACCTTTTATCGCCACCTATTAGAGTGGTTCCACGATGGTGAGCGAGCCTTGATTATCGCTAGCCACGAAGTGTCTGAGATCGAACACCTACTTACCGATGTATTGATCATTAAACAGGGCAAATCTGTTCTGTACAAAAGTATGGAACAAGTTGAGAGCGACTACTTCATTCTTGATGCGTCAAATGAGCACAGCTCAACCATTGCACAACTCAAGCCTCTCAGCTCTCAAGCTGGCCTTGGTAGTACCAAATGGCTTCTTGAGAGTCAATACAAGCCGCAAACTGAGGAATTTGGCCAAAGATTCAATGTCGGGCTATCGGACCTTTTCCTTGCCACACAGAAGGAGGCTATCTAAATGCACTCTAGCGTTTACATGATTGAAAAAGAGCTCATCGAACATAAGGTGATCATTCGTCTTCCTTTATTCATTGCTCTGTTTGGCTTAGTAGTTGGCGTCGGCTTAATGTTTAACGTCCAAGCTCAACATGATTTCTTCTTTCAAATGGAGGTCAACGGTGACATCAGCGAAATCCATCAAGAGATTGCACGTGACCTTAACTCTCTGATTTTCGCCATTGCGGGAACAGTGTCACTGATCTTATCGACACTATTTATACCTAAAACACTACGAAAAGAGCGTCAAGAAGGTAGCTCTATGTTTTGGCGTAGTATGCCTGTATCAAACCACCTGACTCATGCAGTAAAACTCGCTGTAGGTTTGGTCATTATCCCGCTGATCTGCGCCCTACTGGTGTTGTTTACTGATGTGATGTTATGGATGCTTCAA
Encoded proteins:
- a CDS encoding GntR family transcriptional regulator, which gives rise to MTDWKDDQPIFRQLASKITEQIIQGVWREQQPLPSVRTIASDLKINHLTVMKSYQLLVDDGLVEKRRGQGMFVAQGAEAKLKQNAYSDFVTNRVPEIANTLKNLDMSIDELVSLLEQHRKEKL
- a CDS encoding ABC transporter ATP-binding protein — its product is MKTLLSAKNVTKRYTNNTGIEEISFELKAGQVLGLLGHNGAGKSTLIKSLLGGHRFQGEIEINGCHPIEQHAELMQHLSYISDVNVLPEWMSVKQLLKYTAGVHPSFDRSHAERLLNGTDIKLTSKIKQLSKGMKVQLHLSIIIATDTKVLILDEPTLGLDLIYRETFYRHLLEWFHDGERALIIASHEVSEIEHLLTDVLIIKQGKSVLYKSMEQVESDYFILDASNEHSSTIAQLKPLSSQAGLGSTKWLLESQYKPQTEEFGQRFNVGLSDLFLATQKEAI